A genomic segment from Peribacillus sp. ACCC06369 encodes:
- the paaK gene encoding phenylacetate--CoA ligase PaaK — protein MYNPEVETATRAEMESLQMARLKKTISRVYENVPYYRRKFEEMGLDPGDIQNLNDVSKLPFTKKQTLRDQYPFGLFAVPMEDVTRIHGSSGTSGKPTIVGYTKNDLENWATIVARGIVAAGGRKSDIFHNAYGYGLFTGGLGLHYGAEKLGVATVPISGGNTDRQITIINDFKPRGICGTPTYILNIAEKMEEMGIDPADNGLEYGIFGAEPWSEEMRATLERKLNLKAIDIYGLSEIMGPGVAIECQEAQEGLHIAEDHFLVEVINPDTLEPVEDGEDGELVFTSLTKEALPIIRYRTGDIASITHEPCKCGRTTTRMSRVKGRTDDMIIIRGVNVFPSEIERVLFQMEGIVPHYQIHLVKKGKMDGVELHIEIESGFYKEIEEDLTHGDVEILKKTIQHHMKSACLVTMDIVVNVPKSIPRSEGKAIRVVDKRKDEVTS, from the coding sequence ATGTACAATCCGGAAGTTGAAACGGCTACGCGTGCTGAAATGGAAAGTTTACAGATGGCACGCCTCAAAAAAACGATAAGCCGTGTATATGAAAATGTACCTTATTACAGAAGGAAATTTGAAGAGATGGGCCTTGATCCAGGAGATATTCAAAATCTGAACGATGTGTCAAAGCTTCCTTTTACAAAAAAACAGACTCTTCGTGATCAGTATCCATTCGGTTTATTCGCCGTTCCAATGGAGGATGTAACACGCATTCATGGTTCATCCGGAACAAGTGGAAAGCCTACCATTGTCGGGTATACGAAAAACGATTTGGAAAACTGGGCAACGATCGTCGCACGTGGAATTGTAGCTGCAGGAGGCCGGAAGTCGGATATTTTCCATAATGCATATGGATATGGCCTGTTTACAGGCGGATTGGGTCTCCATTACGGAGCAGAAAAGCTAGGAGTTGCCACAGTACCCATTTCAGGTGGAAATACCGATCGCCAGATTACGATCATCAATGATTTTAAACCTCGCGGTATTTGCGGAACCCCTACTTATATTTTGAATATCGCTGAAAAGATGGAAGAAATGGGGATTGACCCTGCTGATAATGGGCTAGAGTATGGGATTTTCGGAGCTGAGCCGTGGTCTGAGGAAATGAGAGCTACACTTGAGAGAAAACTGAATTTGAAAGCAATCGATATTTACGGACTAAGTGAAATCATGGGTCCAGGAGTTGCGATAGAATGCCAGGAAGCGCAGGAAGGACTGCATATCGCAGAAGACCATTTCCTTGTTGAGGTCATTAACCCTGACACACTTGAGCCAGTTGAGGACGGCGAAGATGGGGAACTGGTCTTTACCAGCCTTACCAAGGAAGCGCTGCCAATCATTCGTTATCGTACTGGTGATATCGCATCCATTACCCATGAACCGTGTAAATGCGGACGGACCACAACAAGAATGTCCCGCGTTAAAGGCAGAACGGATGATATGATCATAATCAGGGGAGTGAATGTATTTCCTTCTGAAATTGAGCGTGTTTTATTCCAAATGGAGGGAATAGTGCCTCATTATCAGATTCATCTCGTTAAGAAGGGGAAAATGGACGGTGTTGAACTGCACATTGAAATTGAAAGCGGTTTCTATAAGGAGATTGAAGAAGACTTAACGCATGGAGATGTAGAGATATTAAAGAAAACGATTCAGCATCATATGAAATCCGCATGTCTTGTAACGATGGATATTGTTGTCAACGTTCCAAAAAGCATTCCGCGTTCAGAAGGAAAAGCCATTCGTGTCGTTGATAAACGGAAAGATGAAGTGACAAGTTGA
- the paaA gene encoding 1,2-phenylacetyl-CoA epoxidase subunit PaaA, which produces MNVQLNDMAEQEKLNQFIARIEAGEKIEADDWMPDDYRGTLIKLISMHGISEIMGALPEKEWVPKAPTLNRKLGIMAKVQDEMGHGQLLLRVAEDLLKPYSKKRDDLMQDLFNGDLKFHNVFHMEAKSWGDAGLIGWLVDGAAIISQTNMLGASYGPYARALLRICAEEVFHAQHGEAIIMALAEGTEEQRKLVQDSINYWWESLLLFFGPPSKNEVGSSKQDITIKYRIRTSTNEELRQAFFSKYVKRILSLGFTIPDETLRFDKNSEIWIYKQPDWGKLKVFARNEGPLSQDRLRLRRTSYENNKWVREALAPKVI; this is translated from the coding sequence ATGAACGTTCAATTAAATGATATGGCTGAACAAGAAAAGCTAAATCAATTCATTGCCAGAATCGAAGCAGGAGAAAAGATAGAAGCCGATGATTGGATGCCGGACGATTACCGGGGCACTTTAATCAAGTTAATATCGATGCATGGCATCAGTGAAATCATGGGGGCGCTTCCCGAAAAAGAATGGGTTCCTAAAGCCCCGACCTTAAATAGAAAACTTGGAATCATGGCTAAGGTGCAGGATGAAATGGGACATGGACAATTATTGCTTCGAGTCGCCGAGGATTTGCTAAAGCCGTACAGCAAAAAACGGGATGACCTTATGCAAGATTTATTTAATGGAGATTTAAAGTTTCATAATGTCTTCCACATGGAAGCCAAATCTTGGGGTGATGCAGGATTGATTGGCTGGCTTGTTGATGGGGCAGCCATCATCTCCCAGACGAACATGCTTGGGGCTTCATACGGACCTTATGCCCGAGCTTTACTGAGGATTTGCGCGGAAGAAGTTTTTCATGCACAGCATGGTGAAGCGATAATCATGGCTTTGGCTGAAGGAACGGAAGAACAAAGGAAATTGGTTCAAGACTCCATCAATTATTGGTGGGAATCTTTATTACTCTTTTTTGGACCTCCCAGTAAGAATGAAGTGGGCTCATCCAAACAGGATATAACGATTAAGTACAGAATCAGAACCAGTACGAATGAAGAGCTTCGCCAAGCCTTTTTTTCTAAATATGTGAAGCGGATCCTTTCACTCGGCTTTACCATTCCTGATGAAACACTTAGGTTTGATAAAAATTCTGAAATCTGGATTTACAAACAACCTGATTGGGGGAAATTGAAGGTGTTCGCAAGGAATGAAGGGCCCCTTTCGCAGGATCGTTTACGTCTTCGAAGAACTTCTTATGAAAATAATAAATGGGTACGTGAGGCGTTAGCGCCAAAGGTCATCTAA
- the paaB gene encoding 1,2-phenylacetyl-CoA epoxidase subunit PaaB: METRQNTYFEEFEVFSRKTQSSPVQYHYSLLAPNEDIAIMMAQENFMRREAVDDIWVVKRQNIRKMTIEEKKTLQRIDNKDYRTTKGYGYLKKKWRKYEQGMLDEKEIMSWGGGVKNEE, encoded by the coding sequence ATGGAAACTAGACAAAACACTTACTTTGAAGAATTTGAAGTATTTAGCCGTAAAACTCAATCTTCACCCGTTCAATACCATTATAGCCTGTTGGCTCCCAATGAGGATATCGCCATCATGATGGCGCAAGAAAATTTCATGAGACGGGAAGCAGTTGATGATATCTGGGTAGTGAAAAGACAGAATATACGGAAAATGACGATTGAGGAAAAGAAAACGCTTCAACGTATTGATAATAAAGATTACAGGACCACAAAAGGGTATGGGTATTTAAAGAAAAAGTGGCGGAAGTATGAGCAGGGAATGCTCGATGAAAAAGAGATAATGTCTTGGGGTGGAGGCGTGAAGAATGAGGAATGA
- the paaC gene encoding 1,2-phenylacetyl-CoA epoxidase subunit PaaC has protein sequence MRNESLENIAIKELLLQLADDDFIHSYRGSEWLGLAPHIEEDVASASISQDTMGHAAIYYKLLDELGEGDADKLAHDRPAKERRNAIILELVNGPGYYMKDPDYDWAFAVVRNYFYTQAKAIKIQSLQSSSYEPLAEVAQKVQMELYYHLMHWKTWFVQLLGSGHEEAVSRMNAAIEKTMPDFAGVFSLGQYGEEMVELGLIESEAALQKKWIEAVTPIFESVGLATTLEIGMAQGDGRSGQHSEDLEKAIETLSEVYATDKSASW, from the coding sequence ATGAGGAATGAATCATTGGAGAACATCGCTATCAAAGAATTGCTGCTTCAACTGGCGGACGATGATTTCATCCATTCATACCGAGGTTCGGAATGGCTTGGACTCGCACCGCATATCGAAGAAGATGTTGCATCGGCTTCGATATCTCAAGACACGATGGGGCATGCAGCCATATATTATAAATTACTGGATGAACTAGGTGAAGGGGACGCAGATAAGCTGGCTCACGACCGTCCCGCCAAGGAACGGCGTAATGCGATCATTCTCGAATTGGTCAACGGTCCTGGATACTATATGAAAGACCCGGATTATGATTGGGCGTTTGCGGTAGTTCGGAATTATTTTTATACCCAAGCCAAAGCGATTAAGATTCAATCCCTTCAATCAAGTTCATATGAACCGCTTGCTGAAGTGGCACAAAAGGTACAGATGGAACTTTATTATCATTTGATGCACTGGAAAACATGGTTCGTCCAATTGCTGGGTTCTGGTCACGAAGAGGCGGTTTCGAGAATGAATGCAGCGATTGAGAAAACGATGCCGGATTTTGCTGGAGTATTTTCACTTGGCCAATATGGAGAAGAAATGGTCGAGCTTGGCTTGATAGAAAGCGAAGCTGCCTTACAGAAGAAATGGATCGAGGCTGTCACCCCAATTTTTGAAAGTGTGGGCTTGGCAACGACTCTTGAAATAGGAATGGCCCAAGGTGATGGACGTAGTGGCCAGCATTCGGAAGATTTGGAAAAGGCGATAGAAACGTTAAGTGAAGTGTACGCAACCGATAAATCAGCTTCATGGTGA
- the paaD gene encoding 1,2-phenylacetyl-CoA epoxidase subunit PaaD: protein MSTVLLTAEEIYKLLEDVKDPEIDTVSILDLGMVEDVTVSGRDVSVKMLPTFLGCPALSIIQKNVETAIKQLPAVKKVSVEFLRSPSWTSDRITEKGKAGLKVFGISPPPRQMKKDGSWHVDCPYCESTYVTMENIFGPTACRSILYCKACKNPFESMKPMIKMI from the coding sequence ATGTCGACCGTACTGTTAACCGCAGAAGAAATATATAAACTCCTGGAAGACGTTAAAGATCCCGAAATCGATACAGTAAGTATTTTGGATTTAGGGATGGTTGAAGACGTGACGGTTTCGGGCCGGGACGTTTCGGTGAAAATGCTGCCAACTTTTCTAGGGTGCCCGGCATTGTCAATCATTCAAAAAAATGTGGAAACAGCCATTAAACAGCTGCCTGCCGTAAAAAAAGTAAGCGTGGAATTTTTACGTTCCCCTTCCTGGACATCTGATCGAATCACGGAAAAGGGGAAAGCTGGATTGAAGGTTTTCGGGATCTCCCCTCCTCCTCGACAAATGAAAAAAGATGGATCATGGCATGTGGATTGCCCGTATTGTGAATCTACTTATGTCACGATGGAAAATATATTCGGTCCAACGGCCTGCCGCAGCATTTTATATTGTAAAGCATGTAAAAATCCGTTCGAATCGATGAAACCGATGATAAAAATGATCTAA
- a CDS encoding EthD family reductase produces MVKLIALYKQPENKEEFDEHYFNVHGPITEKIPGLQKMEVTKIVGTPMGKDSEYYILCEMYYEDHDALQQGMRSPEGKASGKDLMGFAGKLVTMMIGEEIK; encoded by the coding sequence ATGGTAAAGTTAATCGCCCTATATAAACAACCTGAAAACAAGGAAGAATTCGATGAGCATTATTTCAATGTACATGGTCCGATAACGGAAAAAATTCCAGGTCTTCAAAAAATGGAGGTCACTAAAATAGTAGGCACCCCAATGGGCAAAGACTCTGAGTATTACATTCTATGTGAAATGTATTATGAAGACCACGATGCACTGCAACAAGGAATGCGTTCCCCGGAAGGAAAAGCATCAGGGAAAGACCTAATGGGATTTGCCGGGAAACTCGTAACGATGATGATCGGGGAAGAAATAAAATGA
- a CDS encoding enoyl-CoA hydratase-related protein: MNALQFIETSIGDGIGYIFLNRPKQLNAINRKMVREIVSTMEEFDRDPQVKVILITGNGKAFSAGADIDEMMDDNPISLELTNQFADWDRMSLVKKPVIGAVKSFVFGGGFELALSCDFLIAASDTQFSFPEVTLGVMPGAGGTQRLTKLVGKTKALEWILTAERINAKTALQYGFINKIVAPELLMEETVDFARKIAKQPPLAVRLIKESVNKAVDYPLYEGMQFERKNFYILFASEDQKEGMKAFVEKREPNFTGG; encoded by the coding sequence ATGAATGCGCTTCAATTCATTGAAACGTCAATCGGGGATGGCATTGGTTATATCTTTTTAAATCGGCCGAAGCAGCTGAATGCCATTAACAGGAAAATGGTCAGGGAAATAGTTTCAACCATGGAAGAATTCGACCGGGACCCACAAGTGAAGGTGATCTTGATAACGGGCAATGGAAAGGCATTTTCCGCTGGAGCTGATATTGACGAGATGATGGACGACAATCCAATAAGTCTGGAGTTAACCAACCAATTTGCCGATTGGGACCGAATGAGCCTAGTCAAGAAGCCTGTGATCGGTGCTGTGAAGAGTTTTGTATTCGGTGGTGGTTTTGAACTTGCCTTATCCTGCGATTTCCTGATTGCCGCCAGCGATACCCAGTTTTCCTTTCCGGAAGTGACACTGGGAGTCATGCCTGGTGCAGGAGGAACACAAAGGTTGACAAAATTGGTGGGAAAGACGAAGGCACTCGAATGGATATTGACGGCTGAAAGGATAAATGCAAAGACAGCTCTGCAATATGGTTTCATTAATAAGATCGTTGCCCCTGAATTGCTAATGGAAGAAACGGTCGATTTCGCTAGAAAGATAGCAAAGCAACCCCCGTTAGCTGTAAGGCTGATTAAAGAATCCGTCAATAAAGCCGTTGATTACCCCTTATATGAGGGAATGCAATTCGAACGGAAGAACTTCTATATTCTTTTTGCATCAGAGGACCAAAAAGAAGGCATGAAAGCATTTGTTGAAAAAAGGGAGCCTAATTTTACAGGCGGATAA
- a CDS encoding enoyl-CoA hydratase-related protein — protein sequence MYETIKYRVESGVAWLTLNRPDKLNAFTSQMNKEIQKAIKISAGSDEVRAIIITGEGRAFCSGQDLSDVDGSMNLGQVLRDHYGPMMQQIASCEKPIIAAVNGVAAGAGFSLALACDFRLVSEKASFLNAFVNIGLIPDSGNLYYLSRIVGHAKALEISLLGEKVPASEAKNVGLATKVIGVEEWNEQLKAFAANIANKPTKAIGLIKRYLEASYHLSLEEYLKEEAEGQRIAGLTMDYAEGVAAFTEKRKAKFIGK from the coding sequence ATGTACGAAACGATCAAATATAGGGTTGAAAGCGGAGTGGCTTGGCTTACTTTGAACCGTCCTGATAAACTTAATGCCTTTACGTCCCAAATGAATAAGGAAATACAGAAGGCGATCAAGATATCTGCGGGGTCCGATGAAGTGCGGGCCATTATCATTACAGGGGAAGGCAGGGCCTTTTGTTCAGGGCAAGATTTATCGGATGTTGATGGAAGCATGAATTTAGGCCAGGTGCTGCGTGATCACTACGGTCCGATGATGCAGCAAATAGCAAGCTGTGAAAAACCGATCATTGCAGCAGTTAATGGAGTGGCTGCAGGGGCTGGCTTCAGCCTTGCTCTTGCATGCGATTTCCGGCTTGTTTCTGAAAAAGCCAGTTTTTTAAATGCCTTTGTCAATATCGGGTTGATTCCTGATTCAGGGAATCTATATTACCTTTCACGGATCGTTGGGCATGCGAAAGCCTTGGAAATATCCTTATTGGGGGAAAAGGTCCCTGCTAGCGAGGCGAAAAATGTCGGGCTCGCTACAAAAGTGATCGGTGTGGAAGAATGGAACGAGCAATTGAAAGCCTTTGCGGCGAATATCGCAAACAAACCAACGAAAGCGATCGGCTTAATCAAAAGATACTTAGAGGCATCCTACCACCTTTCATTGGAAGAATACTTAAAAGAAGAAGCGGAGGGTCAGCGAATTGCTGGCTTAACGATGGATTATGCTGAAGGTGTGGCAGCATTCACTGAAAAAAGGAAAGCTAAATTCATAGGCAAGTAA
- a CDS encoding aldehyde dehydrogenase family protein, translating into MVGVQAAAFEKAEMKRDYYHLIINGERVESSNGSTIDAYNPANGEIIAKVAKATKEDAERAVQAAREAFDNGKWKKTPINKRSRVLNKIAAIMRSRFNELVELEVLNSGKSISAAQGQVMQAIEDFEFYAGAIVGHRGTVNNVPGQFHNYTEKEPVGVCAQIIPWNYPMMMAAWKIAPAIAVGCSVIVKPASLTPLTAIVLGEICLEAGVPSGVVNIIPGPGSDVGNYLVEHPKVNKVAFTGSTPIGRDLMGKASQTLKRVTLELGGKSPNIVFEDADLEAAIDGSLYGIFYNTGQSCEARSRLYVHEDIYDEFVARFVEKTKKLKLGNPLDKETHVGAVIDQGQLDVIDNYVQSAIADGAEILTGGKPAVIESFENGYWYEPTVIANVNHEMNVVKEEIFGPVVVIMKFKDEKEAVRLANDTEFGLGSALWTKDGGRATRVANQIEAGIVMVNCPFSAFPGTPFGGYKQSGFGRELCIETLDLYTETKSIISYHGSRPLNPFGI; encoded by the coding sequence ATGGTTGGAGTTCAAGCGGCAGCATTTGAAAAAGCGGAAATGAAGCGTGATTATTATCATCTGATTATTAATGGCGAAAGAGTGGAAAGCTCTAATGGATCCACGATTGATGCGTACAACCCTGCGAATGGTGAAATCATTGCCAAAGTTGCAAAGGCGACTAAGGAAGATGCAGAAAGAGCTGTTCAAGCTGCACGTGAGGCATTTGATAATGGGAAATGGAAGAAAACTCCGATTAATAAACGGTCTCGAGTTTTGAACAAAATTGCAGCAATCATGCGTTCACGCTTTAATGAATTGGTTGAATTGGAGGTTCTGAACAGCGGCAAATCCATTTCTGCAGCGCAAGGCCAAGTCATGCAGGCGATAGAAGATTTCGAGTTTTATGCAGGTGCTATAGTCGGACACCGCGGAACTGTCAATAATGTACCTGGTCAATTCCATAACTACACGGAAAAAGAGCCAGTAGGTGTTTGTGCTCAAATCATTCCTTGGAATTATCCTATGATGATGGCAGCATGGAAAATTGCACCTGCGATCGCAGTTGGCTGTTCAGTCATTGTTAAGCCAGCTTCGTTAACACCGCTGACTGCAATCGTATTAGGGGAAATCTGTTTAGAAGCTGGTGTTCCTTCAGGAGTTGTCAATATCATTCCAGGTCCTGGATCGGACGTAGGGAATTACCTTGTCGAGCATCCGAAAGTGAATAAGGTGGCTTTTACAGGTTCTACGCCAATCGGCAGGGATCTTATGGGCAAAGCTTCACAGACATTAAAAAGGGTGACATTGGAGCTTGGCGGAAAGTCCCCTAATATTGTCTTCGAAGATGCGGACCTTGAAGCAGCTATCGATGGATCATTATATGGAATTTTCTACAATACTGGGCAATCTTGCGAAGCTAGATCCCGTTTATACGTTCACGAAGACATATATGATGAGTTCGTTGCCAGATTCGTGGAAAAAACGAAAAAATTGAAATTGGGCAATCCACTCGACAAAGAAACGCATGTCGGTGCAGTCATAGATCAAGGGCAATTGGATGTCATCGACAATTATGTACAATCTGCCATTGCTGATGGAGCGGAAATCCTGACAGGAGGAAAGCCAGCGGTTATAGAAAGTTTCGAGAACGGATATTGGTATGAGCCGACAGTCATAGCGAATGTCAATCATGAAATGAATGTAGTGAAAGAGGAAATATTCGGACCGGTCGTTGTCATTATGAAATTCAAAGATGAAAAAGAAGCCGTGCGACTCGCGAATGATACGGAATTCGGTTTGGGTTCAGCTCTTTGGACAAAGGATGGCGGCCGTGCGACTCGAGTGGCCAATCAAATTGAAGCGGGAATCGTCATGGTGAATTGCCCATTCTCCGCATTTCCTGGAACACCTTTCGGAGGCTATAAACAGTCAGGATTCGGCCGGGAACTTTGTATTGAGACACTTGATCTATATACAGAAACGAAAAGCATCATTTCCTATCATGGAAGCCGTCCCTTAAATCCCTTTGGAATTTAA
- a CDS encoding 3-hydroxyacyl-CoA dehydrogenase: protein MIRNLVIVGSGVMGRGIAYVGATGGFNVVLVDVNQDALESARKEIDTIFEKGVRYQKITQEEVAAAKSRFSYSSNLEESAAYADLIIEAVPEKAEIKRAVFETMEDHAKEGCYFATNTSTMSPTEIGSYGKRPEKTIAMHFFNPVQKMPLVEIVRGLETSDETAAIIKEVAGKMGKETVVINEFPGFVTSRISCLVGNEAFFMLQEGLGTPEEIDKAIKLGLNYPMGPFELGDLVGLDARLNNLKYLHSKLGEKYRPAPLLEQYVKAGRLGRKSGKGVYDYTQDGELVRK from the coding sequence ATGATTAGAAATCTTGTGATTGTCGGATCTGGTGTCATGGGTAGGGGAATAGCCTATGTAGGAGCAACAGGAGGCTTCAATGTAGTATTGGTGGATGTGAATCAAGATGCATTGGAAAGTGCAAGAAAAGAGATCGATACCATTTTTGAAAAGGGTGTGCGCTATCAAAAAATCACCCAGGAAGAAGTGGCAGCAGCAAAAAGCAGATTTTCGTATTCTTCCAATTTGGAAGAATCAGCAGCATATGCCGATTTAATCATAGAGGCAGTTCCGGAAAAGGCAGAAATTAAGAGGGCAGTCTTCGAAACGATGGAAGATCATGCAAAAGAAGGCTGTTACTTTGCAACCAATACTTCCACAATGAGCCCGACGGAAATTGGTTCTTACGGAAAACGTCCTGAAAAAACGATTGCCATGCATTTCTTCAATCCTGTACAAAAAATGCCGCTGGTTGAAATTGTACGTGGTCTTGAAACCAGCGATGAAACGGCAGCCATAATAAAAGAAGTAGCCGGAAAAATGGGGAAAGAAACCGTGGTCATTAATGAATTCCCTGGGTTTGTAACCAGCAGGATCAGCTGTTTGGTAGGTAATGAAGCGTTCTTCATGCTTCAAGAAGGGTTAGGAACACCGGAAGAAATCGATAAGGCGATAAAGTTAGGGCTGAATTACCCAATGGGACCATTTGAGCTAGGGGATTTGGTGGGATTGGATGCCCGATTGAATAATTTAAAATATTTACATAGTAAACTTGGTGAGAAGTATCGTCCGGCCCCCCTCCTTGAACAGTATGTTAAAGCTGGCAGGCTCGGCCGCAAGTCAGGTAAAGGGGTGTACGATTATACACAAGATGGAGAGCTGGTGAGGAAATGA
- a CDS encoding acetyl-CoA C-acyltransferase: MKDVVIIDAVRTPIGRYKGALKWVRPDDLGAIVIKALTDRNPELPPDQIEDVIFGNANQAGEDNRDVARMSALLAGLPVNVAGTTINRLCGSGLDAVMYAARSIAVGEGDIYIAGGTESMTRAPYVMAKPEGEFPRGSMELQDTTIGWRFTNEKLKEMYGTDSMPQTAENVAQQFSVSREDQDQFAFQSQQRAKKAVEEERFINEIVPVRYTDRKGNEVIFKKDEHPRPDTTIEKLEKLKPIFKGGTITAGNASGVNDGASALLLMSAEKARNLGLKPMAKYVVGAVAGLEPSIMGLGPIHATKKALGRASLSIEDIGLVELNEAFASQSVECIRQLKLDQDKVNVNGGAIAFGHPLGASGARILTTLVHEMKKRNVRYGLATMCVGVGQGIAAIIENIGND; this comes from the coding sequence ATGAAGGATGTTGTGATTATCGATGCTGTGCGAACGCCAATAGGAAGATATAAAGGTGCTTTGAAATGGGTTCGTCCGGATGACCTCGGTGCGATTGTAATCAAGGCGCTGACAGATCGCAATCCAGAGCTGCCGCCAGATCAAATTGAAGATGTCATCTTCGGGAATGCAAATCAAGCGGGAGAGGATAATCGCGATGTGGCAAGGATGTCCGCCCTTTTAGCTGGTCTTCCAGTAAACGTAGCTGGAACGACAATAAATCGTTTGTGTGGATCCGGACTGGATGCCGTTATGTATGCTGCACGTTCCATTGCTGTAGGAGAAGGCGATATTTATATCGCAGGCGGGACTGAAAGCATGACAAGGGCGCCGTACGTCATGGCCAAACCTGAAGGTGAATTTCCGCGGGGTTCAATGGAGCTTCAGGATACAACGATCGGATGGCGTTTCACGAATGAGAAACTTAAAGAAATGTATGGCACGGATTCCATGCCTCAAACGGCAGAAAACGTTGCCCAGCAGTTTTCGGTTTCAAGGGAAGACCAAGATCAATTTGCATTTCAAAGCCAGCAAAGAGCGAAAAAGGCAGTAGAAGAAGAACGTTTCATTAATGAAATCGTACCTGTTCGATATACGGATCGTAAAGGTAATGAGGTCATTTTCAAAAAGGATGAACACCCTCGTCCTGACACGACCATCGAAAAGTTGGAAAAACTCAAACCGATCTTTAAAGGTGGCACTATAACGGCGGGGAATGCTTCGGGTGTAAATGATGGAGCTTCAGCATTACTATTGATGAGTGCAGAAAAAGCACGAAACCTTGGACTAAAACCTATGGCCAAATATGTTGTAGGTGCGGTAGCCGGCTTAGAACCGTCCATTATGGGCCTGGGTCCAATTCATGCAACTAAAAAAGCATTGGGAAGGGCGAGTTTATCGATTGAAGACATCGGGTTGGTTGAATTGAATGAAGCATTCGCTTCCCAATCCGTAGAGTGCATCCGCCAATTGAAATTGGATCAGGATAAAGTGAATGTCAACGGCGGGGCGATAGCATTTGGCCATCCACTCGGTGCAAGCGGGGCACGTATTTTAACAACACTTGTTCACGAAATGAAAAAGCGGAATGTACGCTATGGTCTTGCAACGATGTGTGTCGGTGTTGGTCAGGGAATTGCCGCCATCATAGAAAATATTGGAAATGATTGA
- a CDS encoding enoyl-CoA hydratase-related protein gives MSKVIYKVVNQIGYVTVNRPDVLNCFDYETLSELQEVIDAVYTDGDIRVVIFTGAGEKAFSAGADLKERKALNDAEVRRNVKAIRDVFNSIAGLPQPTIAAVNGYALGGGFEWMLSCDFAIAAEGVSLGLTETSWAIIPGAGGTQRLPRLIGEMKAKELIFTAKKLTAEEACQLGILLKVVSRDQLMSACEGLAADIMKNGPIAVKQAKYAITQGMNTDLQTGMAIEGKAYELTIPTQDRLEALLAFSERRKTQFSGK, from the coding sequence ATGTCAAAGGTTATTTATAAAGTAGTAAATCAAATCGGCTATGTAACAGTGAATCGGCCTGACGTATTGAATTGCTTCGACTATGAGACACTTTCTGAACTCCAGGAAGTCATCGATGCAGTTTATACGGACGGCGATATCCGCGTCGTCATTTTCACGGGTGCAGGGGAAAAAGCATTCAGCGCGGGCGCGGATTTGAAAGAAAGGAAGGCTTTGAATGATGCGGAAGTAAGAAGGAACGTAAAAGCGATTCGCGATGTTTTTAATAGTATCGCAGGGCTTCCGCAGCCAACCATAGCTGCCGTCAATGGATATGCATTGGGGGGAGGATTTGAATGGATGCTTTCATGTGACTTCGCAATTGCTGCTGAAGGTGTTTCTTTGGGGCTCACTGAAACTAGCTGGGCCATTATTCCCGGGGCAGGCGGTACACAACGGCTGCCGAGATTGATAGGGGAAATGAAAGCGAAGGAATTAATTTTTACCGCTAAAAAATTGACTGCAGAAGAGGCATGTCAATTAGGGATCCTTTTGAAGGTCGTGTCAAGGGATCAACTTATGTCAGCTTGTGAGGGATTGGCAGCCGATATCATGAAAAATGGGCCGATTGCAGTCAAACAAGCCAAATACGCGATTACCCAAGGGATGAATACAGACTTGCAAACCGGAATGGCCATAGAGGGAAAAGCCTATGAATTGACCATCCCGACTCAAGACAGATTGGAAGCACTCCTGGCATTTAGTGAACGGAGAAAAACGCAATTTTCAGGTAAATAA